Proteins from a single region of Spodoptera frugiperda isolate SF20-4 chromosome 8, AGI-APGP_CSIRO_Sfru_2.0, whole genome shotgun sequence:
- the LOC118275769 gene encoding sodium channel protein Nach-like translates to MDNIWRHLRTYCLNSTIVGLKYFYIYPDKLSRCFWAVNVISMMVMSYSITYCLYNRFEEMPIRIAIENQFEPMRNLPYPAITLCTPNQVTISSLEYLKISLTKGNTTNLESYLPLVLGFYEYVDITDQTRDNLKIFQDLLDQNKFSVPELLGRVPQQCVKFLKRCYLERKVYNCTDLFKPILTARGYCCTFNNNYMFNRKMNTKYRNFINRTVKATGISNALIVVTDYDIEDSMTDTLLNAGAVPVMYTDWTEFPSDDELSYIESYGESFHTITATYTYCSDEVKSLPVRR, encoded by the exons ATGGATAATATTTGGCGCCATTTGCGAACTTACTGCTTGAACAGCACAATAGTCGGACTCAAGTACTTTTATATCTATCCGGATAAACTGTCAAG ATGTTTCTGGGCAGTAAACGTGATTTCCATGATGGTCATGTCATATTCTATCACCTACTGTCTGTACAATCGTTTTGAAGAAATGCCGATTAGAATCGCCATAGAGAACCAGTTCGAACCAATGAGGAACCTTCCCTACCCTGCCATCACTCTGTGTACCCCAAACCAGGTTACCATATCCTCCCTGGAGTATTTAAAGATCAGCCTGAC taAGGGTAACACAACGAATTTGGAATCATATCTACCGCTAGTTTTAGGCTTCTACGAATATGTTGATATCACGGACCAGACACGTGACAACTTGAAAATTTTCCAGGATTTATTAGACCAGAATAAATTCTCC GTTCCAGAGCTGCTGGGTCGTGTGCCTCAACAGTGTGTTAAGTTCCTGAAGCGCTGTTACTTAGAACGCAAGGTGTACAACTGTACAGACCTCTTCAAACCGATCCTGACCGCGCGCGGGTACTGCTGTACCTTTAACAATAACTATATGTTTAATCGCAAGAT GAATACCAAATATCGGAACTTCATCAACCGCACAGTGAAAGCCACGGGAATCTCTAACGCATTGATTGTGGTCACTGACTACGATATAGAAGACTCCATGACTGACACACTACTGAACGCTGGAGCAGTCCCG GTGATGTACACAGACTGGACGGAGTTTCCATCCGACGACGAATTGTCCTACATCGAGAGTTACGGCGAGTCATTCCATACCATCACAGCTACTTACACGTACTGCTCTGATGAGGTCAAATCGCTGCCTGTGAGGAGGTAG
- the LOC118275768 gene encoding sodium channel protein Nach: MDNFWRLLRTYCLNSTIVGLKYFYIYPDILSRCFWTVNMISVLAMSFSITYFLYNRFEEMPTRVAIENQFEPIKNLPYPAITLCTPNQVTISSLEYFKTTLIEGNKTDLESYLPLVLGFYEYINITDQTRNHLKNFQDLLEKNRYTVPELLGRVPQLCAKFLKRCYLERKVYNCTDLFKPILTARGYCCTFNNNYMFNRKMNVKDQNFVNRTVKATGFINALIVVTDYEMEDSMLGTLLNAGAVPVMYTDYTEFPSDDELSYIESYGESFHTITATYTYCSDEVKSLPVRSRNCFFHDEHRLDHFWSYHNSDCDHLCYANAVKSACRCIPAYIPHSGRNNVCKLVDIPCIIDVKWNMSKWLTPEKCNCLRDCESRRYRGEMILGNFKAISYTLKNPYEGLVLSKSTSAFHFFFTNPVYLKQKQETVMSIISLASNLGGVFGLSMGFSCISLLEILFYIYLGLKNYVKNKLAKVFMKISNHYNTN; the protein is encoded by the exons ATGGATAATTTTTGGCGTCTTTTGCGAACTTACTGCTTGAACAGCACAATAGTAGGACTCAAGTACTTTTATATCTATCCGGATATATTGTCAAG ATGCTTCTGGACAGTGAACATGATATCAGTGTTGGCGATGTCTTTCTCCATCACCTACTTTCTGTACAATCGTTTTGAAGAAATGCCAACAAGGGTCGCCATAGAGAACCAGTTCGAACCAATAAAGAACCTTCCCTACCCTGCCATCACTCTGTGTACCCCGAACCAGGTTACCATATCCTCCCTGGAGTATTTCAAGACCACACTCAT tgaAGGCAACAAAACTGATTTGGAATCATATCTACCGCTAGTTTTGGGCTTCTACGAATATATTAATATCACGGACCAAACACGTAACCATTTGAAAAATTTCCAGGACTTATTAGAAAAGAATAGATACACT GTTCCAGAGCTGCTGGGTCGTGTGCCTCAACTGTGTGCAAAGTTCCTGAAGCGCTGTTACTTAGAACGCAAGGTGTACAACTGCACAGACCTCTTCAAACCGATCCTGACCGCCCGCGGGTACTGCTGCACCTTTAACAATAACTATATGTTCAATCGCAAGAT GAACGTCAAAGACCAAAACTTCGTGAACCGCACGGTGAAAGCCACGGGATTTATTAATGCTTTGATAGTAGTCACTGACTACGAGATGGAGGACTCCATGCTTGGCACGCTACTGAACGCTGGAGCAGTCCcg GTGATGTACACAGACTACACAGAGTTTCCATCCGACGACGAATTGTCCTACATCGAGAGTTACGGCGAGTCATTCCATACCATCACAGCTACTTACACGTACTGCTCTGATGAGGTCAAATCGCTGCCTGTGAGGAG TCGAAATTGCTTCTTCCATGACGAGCATCGTCTAGATCACTTCTGGAGCTACCATAACTCGGACTGTGACCATCTGTGCTATGCGAATGCAGTGAAAAGCGCTTGCAGATGCATTCCTGCGTACATACCGCATAGTGGTAGAAACAACGTCTGCAAACTCGTAGATATTCCCTGCATTATTGATGTAAAAT GGAATATGTCCAAATGGTTGACGCCGGAGAAATGCAACTGTTTACGAGATTGCGAGTCGCGGAGATACCGCGGCGAAATGATTTTGGGAAACTTTAAGGCCATCTCTTACACACTCAAAAATCCGTA TGAAGGCTTGGTTTTAAGCAAGAGTACCAGTGCATTTCATTTCTTCTTCACAAACCCGGTGTACTTGAAGCAAAAACAAGAAACGGTTATGTCCATCATCAGCTTAGCTT CTAATCTGGGAGGAGTATTCGGCCTGTCCATGGGTTTCAGCTGCATTAGTCTCTTAGAAATATTGTTCTACATTTACCTCGGACTCAAAAACtacgttaaaaataaacttgctaAGGTGTTCATGAAAATTTCAAATCATTACAATACGAATTAA